The DNA window CACACACCTTGCATCTCAACGCCAACCAATGCTCGTGTGCAATTGTGGACCCGATTGCCACAACTTATCCTTATCCATGACAGTGCGGCAATACCATGAGGATACTTCTTCTTCAACGCCTTATGCAAACCTGATTGTATCAACACATCCTTGACTTGTATTTGCCACAagccaaaattgattcttccatcaaatttctctatttcaagCTTCACAGCACTTGAATATCCTGACATTGTTGCAACCGTATACTGGAATAGTATAACTCAACTGTAGACCGTGCACTAGGAAGAGTCCCCAAGAAAGAGAGGTGGGTCAAATTGGACACACTTAAATATCAAGTCTTTCCTTAGACAGAACATTTCCAAATTGCACTCTCACAGTGTCACATTGCCTTCCAGCAATAACAACAGTAACCAAAGATCAACCTCAAGCTACAAgacaaaattcttttctgatgtGGAAGGTCAGACTAGGCTGCAACCACAGAGCATACTAAGAATAAATCCCATCGAACCGaaactctgataccacttgttgggaatAATACACCATTCCCCCTTGAGAAAATATATTtcacaaagaaataaaatagacacaatcacaacacactCTAATCAAAAGgtatagaggaaaagaaaagtcagaTACAAGTTTTAAGTGTTTCTGACTGGTGCAAAAatatggagaacttagccttATATTTATAGTCTAGGCCACCCACTCtatttgctatcctaagcaatgtgggactaattcaaccaaattctaaCACATTTTGTATAATGTCAAAAATATGGTTGGTGTGGTTACATTTTGAAAACTTATTCTCACAGGATTTGTGAGATACATTGTGAAAACTTTGACTCACAAGATTTGTTAGTAacattttgaaattttgttatTGTAAAATGAGAATATTTCATCTTTATGTAAGTGTGAATTGTGATTATGTTTTTTACTTCTTCAAATCAGGATTTTGTATTATGCATTAATCATGAAATGTGAAAAACATGGATAATTGAATACATAATGTCTATTATTTTAGGACCATAATTTACTACAATTTCAATATTTAGCTTGAACTGTATATTCAATATTTAACCACTTGTAAAACATTAAGATTACACAAACAAAAGCACACTATCATTATACAGTTGTAACTACACTAGATCCTTTTTCTATTACAATGTCCAACAAAATCAACCCAAACAATTTTTACTTGCTAAGAGCACCACTTCTTTTTCGGCACTCTTTTCAGATTGTTTCCATCAGCACTCATTCGATTACTCCAACTCTCTTCATACTCACCACATCATTTTTCATGGCTGCATGACGAACTAGAATTCGCAATATTCATGCTCACTATTGCGAAGTCTTCTTATAATGATGTAAGATGAAAACTCTATCCTCTCAATATTTCGACAAAGAGGATTTATGAGAATGTCAAACAACGACGATATTTCACTTACAGAGAGAAAATAATTTGTTCTTAAAACGATTCTAATTAATATGTAACATTTAAATTAGATAATTCAGCATTCAGCTGATACATCATACTAGTAATTCGTTGGCAATTAGTTATAGAGGTTAAACGATTAAATTATATAGATAGATAAGGacctatttaaaatttagtgatGATTAAGAAGTGCTATATCCCATGAAAAAAATGGTCGGAGTCTTAGAAGATATTTACCCTtagttttataaattaaaaatgtagTATTTTTCCAGCATAGCAAAAATCGAGAATTTAGGGAGAGAAATTGAAGGGAGAATTACTTGTTTTGCCCTTTTCCTTCGGTGTGTttcgaaaaagagaaaagaaaaagaaaaagaagaacacaaacaacaaccgaacccaacaacaacaaacaGATAAAAAGGAGAGTTTTCAGCTCTCAGCTTCTTTCAGGTCATCTCACTCCCTTCTCTTCCCTCCTTTCTCCGCCGATCACcgatcactctctctctctctctctccccgaGACAAACTCATAACAACTACAAAACATCTTAAACTCACACCAAAGACCCTATCTTTACTACAACACCCTTCACTTTCTTGGATCTGCAGATCTAACGTTGTTCCATCAATCAAGTAACTTTATTTCTTCCTTCTACAATAACTAGTAGTACTATTCCTTTCAGCaactatttttattgttattatttatgttgtttaaatttattattttgtttatattttcagGTACCCTTTTGCCCCTTTGACTGAAATTCAACCTTGTATTTATCCAATTTTCATGTTTGATTTGGGACTTCAAGATAGGTGCTTGTGTTTACAAATAACAATAGGTGTGAAGTTGTGTGAAGAAACTGGATTACTGTCATTTTTTGCATCCAACTTTTTGGATGTGAAGAAGAACCTGGTGGGTGTTTTGGTTTGAAATGAGGGATGCTATCAAAATTTATGGACTTTCTGGTTGCCTGCTGGCGGCGACGATCATCGCCGGATCGAAAGGGCTCCGATGTCTCCGGCGGGCGGAAGGAGGGTTTGCTGTGGTACAAGGATTGCGGGCAGCATCTGTTTGGTGAATTCTCTATGGCTGTGGTTCAGGCCAACAACTTGCTTGAGGATCAGAGCCAGATTGAGTCTGGTCCCTTAAGCTTGCTTGACACTGGCCCTTATGGTACCTTTGTTGGTGTTTACGATGGTCACGGCGGACCTGAGACATCACGTTACATTTGTGATAACCTATTCCAGCATCTAAAAAGTAATGGCTTCTTTTAAGTTGCATCCCTTGTGTTTGTTATAATGACTCTATGCTCTCAAGAGAGATCTTAGGTGCATGTGGAGCAGAAGTCTCTTGTATTGTACCATTGAATGTGTATTTCATTAGCTATGGCATTAAAAATATAGTTAAAGTGAGAGATGGCGTGGTAATTGATTGAGTACATATTCAGTAGTACAGTGCTAGAGAAGTCTCTGCTCCAGAAACATCTAAGAGTTTGTATTTGGTTTGATGTTGGTTCTGAACATTGTATTGATATTgcgtgtgtatgtgtgtgtgtgttattattttgttaaggaTTTGCATCTGAGCATAAGTCTATGTCTGTGGAGGTCATTCGGAAGGCGTACCAAGCTACAGAAGAGGGTTTTCTGTCAGTGGTCACTAAACAGTGGCCTATGAATCCTCAAATTGCTGCTGTGGGATCATGTTGTTTGGTTGGTGTGATTTGTGGTGATTCTCTCTACGTTGCTAACCTTGGGGATTCCCGTGTTGTGCTCGGGAGGGTTGTCAGGGCAACTGGGGAGGTTCTGGCAATCCAGCTGTCATCGGAGCATAACGTGAGTATAGAATCTGTGAGACAAGAGATGCATTCTTTGCATCCGGATGACTCAAAAATTGTGGTTTTGAAGCATAACGTATGGCGAGTGAAGGGCCTGATACAGGTAAGTTCCTTATATGAATATTGGTGATTGACGTTTTTATTAACAAGGATATCAGattcttaatttttattctaaatatgcGATATTAGAGTGCATATATTGTGAATATTTCTTTTAGCTTAGCAGATATAGGCGTGCCTAAATCACTGTCTTCTATTGTTATCAtgactttttgtttgatttcagtGATAATGTCATGTTGCATTTCTTTTGGTCCCTCCGGCCCTACCGTGTAATCATGTTAATTGTCAAAtgccattttctttcaatatttTGGCTTGAGAATCTCCTTTTATAAGTTTTAACTGAACTTTTAACATATCAAATATAAAAACTGGGATTCTATGGATTTGAGGATCACTGTAAGAGGGTAAAAACATGAAGAGATGGGCTAGTAGTTTGTGGGGAGAAAAATATAAGTCTTGTTTCTTCAACCAAACAATAAATCGAAgcttaaattaaatcaaataattgtAGTCTTTCGCCGCAGCAATATATTGGTATAAAATAATTGTCATATTACAAATGATATCACATCAGGTTATTCATATATTAGTACTTGGCTCAAACTAGTTGTATAACTAGGAATTAGTTCTTCCTATCAGATGAAGTTATGGTACCCAACTACCCAACTAGAATAATCTAGCCTTGATTTTGACAGATAATATAAAGTGGTTGGGACCACTCATCCATCCAAGGTCATTAATCATGCCATCTCATTCTGTCCAAGATTCAGGCTCATGTAGTATATCAGATCATGTGAAATATCAATCAGATATGTTCTGTCTGCCCTCGCTGCCTTCCTGTCTTCTTTTTTGGCAAACCCCACTATAATTTCAATTTGATGTTAGTGTTTCCAGTCTCCTTCGCCCCTTGTTATTCTACTTGAGTACTGAAATCTCAGACCCTCTGTCCTAGGATTTCTGCTGCTGACTCACCACTTCCTTTATTAACGTTTGTGATACTTGAGTTGTTTTTTCAGTTAGTGTTTATAGAAcctatcttatattttttaatggttGTCTTGAAGTCGGTTTAGTTGTATCAAGCTAACAGCATGACTAATTTGTGTAAAGAAGCAACGATTGTGTGTTATCCTCTCTTTTTGTAGTGCTTTGGTGCACTGCTTACCATGGAGTTCTAGCTTTAATTATTCGGACTCAATTATCGAGTATTGACTTTATTTGGGATAGGATTCGGTTTTTGGATTCCATGTGGTGCTCTGTACATTGTCTGTTTAATGGTGTTTTGTCTAGCTGATATTCCAAGGGACTGACAAGTGTTGTTACATGGTCTATCCCTTTCGGTCTTAGCTGTTTCTTTCATATATGTATGATGTATGATGCCTTATCTTTTTCTGTAcgttcttttctcttctccttccgGTAAATTTCTagttctattaaaaaaattctaaaagcaGTGTAACCTTGAGATTTAAGAGGAATGTTAGAATGTTAATAGTTTTTCAGTATTGGGCATTGTGTTATTGTCAAGAGTTTTATTGCACTGGACTCCTGCAATCGTACTAGTTGTACTATAGCAAGCTTTTGGCcttgaataatattatatattggtgtttttatttatctagtgtATTAAGCTCAAATACCTGGTTGAAGAGagattagagagagaaaaatcagagagctccttctttcttttggttGGATACTGAGAGATAATttgtaataaagaaaaaaaaagggaaataaGTGTTCAGTTCACACAAAGTTATCTCAACTTTCAGAAAGAAAACCAGAGAAATGAgtgattttatttaaaatgagaaCTTCGTCTTTATTTTTTCCCCCTCTTTATCATAGTAGGATCAAACggttatttacttttttcccCTTTCTTCATACTAGTTTCTACaatcaagcaaaagaaaggaatgtctcttattttcttctctttttcatgtGTTAGGAATCATGTCATGTGACTTGTAAGTTGCAATTATGGGTTAGTTTTATATCATAAGAATAGGAGTGATAAATATACTATCTCTTACTTATATCCACTTCAATCATAACCATGTTCTTTCAACAAGAAAAATGCATTGAGTAAAGAAAGAGAACAAAATTGGATAATCATAAGGGAAAAAAATGTGAAGTTTTATCATGTGTAGTTTTGATTATTATAAAGTGAAATATATTGCTAGTTACAAATTACAGTGATGAAAGTTGGAACTTGAAGTTTGGAAGGATGGAGTCATTGACTCATGGTTTGATGGATTTGGTTTGTATATGGTTGCAAATTGTTTAGACTTATCTTTTGTGATACAAATTGGTTATGAAATTTTTCTGTCACAGGTCTCAAGATCCATTGGTGATGTGTACCTTAAAAAGGCAGAATTTAACAAGGAACCTTTGTATGCTAAGTTTCGTCTTCGGGAAACTTTCAAAAGACCAATTTTGAGCTCTGAACCATCAATTTCTGTTCATGAACTTCAAGAGCATGATCAATTTCTCATATTTGCTTCTGATGGTCTTTGGGAACACCTAAGTAATCAGGATGCTGTTGATATAGTTCAAAATCATCCACACAACGTAAGATGAACATGCTATATGTTTTATGTTTGGTTTAGTTATACTTCTTGTGCTTATCATTTTACTCGATTTTCAGTTAGGTCCAAATAGTTTAAAAGTTTGTAGTTCAGACCTTATGTTatacaaaaattttcaattaagtccttATAATTTAGATATAATTAAATCCCTATAAAGTGAAATATATtgctataatttaaaaattttgtaattgaGTTCTCCCTATATTGCACCACAATTTTCAGAAAAAGTAGGGCTCTATCATATAcgggttttcttttctttttctcttttagacaccaaaaaagaaaaatctaataTAGGGGTTTCATTATAAGATTTTCCAACAAAAAGGGACTTGATTGAAATGTTTAAACTATAGAGATTTGGTTACTTTTGTATTATATAAGGACTTGaacaaattttaaactatagTGATCTAACTaaaaattgagtgaaattttAGGGACCTTAAGAATAATTaaacatttatttttcatcACTTACTATATATAACATACCTTTCCATTTTAAATAGTTTCATAAGTTAATTGAGTcca is part of the Arachis duranensis cultivar V14167 chromosome 1, aradu.V14167.gnm2.J7QH, whole genome shotgun sequence genome and encodes:
- the LOC107476238 gene encoding probable protein phosphatase 2C 46, whose amino-acid sequence is MLSKFMDFLVACWRRRSSPDRKGSDVSGGRKEGLLWYKDCGQHLFGEFSMAVVQANNLLEDQSQIESGPLSLLDTGPYGTFVGVYDGHGGPETSRYICDNLFQHLKRFASEHKSMSVEVIRKAYQATEEGFLSVVTKQWPMNPQIAAVGSCCLVGVICGDSLYVANLGDSRVVLGRVVRATGEVLAIQLSSEHNVSIESVRQEMHSLHPDDSKIVVLKHNVWRVKGLIQVSRSIGDVYLKKAEFNKEPLYAKFRLRETFKRPILSSEPSISVHELQEHDQFLIFASDGLWEHLSNQDAVDIVQNHPHNGIARRLIKVALQEAAKKREMRYSDLKKIDRGVRRHFHDDITVVVVFLDSNLVSRASSVRGPPISVRGGGVPLPSRTLAPCAELGSS